The Methylomagnum ishizawai genome has a window encoding:
- a CDS encoding DUF72 domain-containing protein, which produces MSILIGTASWTDPSLIESKRFYPPEAKTPEQRLRFYATRFPLVEVDSSYYALPSQKNALHWAERTPPGFVFDVKSFRLFTGHQTPPQALPADIRAALGPVSKRNVYYRDVPEELRLELWSRFRGALRPLREAGRLGAVLFQFPPWFVHGREGFEHIALCADLLAGHRLAVEFRHRSWLNPEQVAGTLDFLRTHGLGHVVVDEPQGFSNSVPAVWEATSPEVAVVRLHGRNAATWNIKGADSSAERFNYLYSIEELADLAEPIRALSDATAQVHVVFNNNMSHYAQRNAAELMGLLGLAA; this is translated from the coding sequence ATGTCCATCCTGATCGGCACCGCTTCCTGGACCGACCCCAGCCTGATCGAGTCCAAGCGATTCTATCCGCCCGAGGCCAAAACCCCCGAACAGCGGCTCCGGTTCTACGCCACGAGGTTCCCGCTGGTCGAGGTCGATAGCAGCTACTACGCCTTGCCTTCGCAAAAGAACGCCCTCCACTGGGCCGAGCGCACCCCGCCGGGCTTCGTCTTCGATGTCAAAAGCTTCCGCCTGTTCACCGGCCACCAAACCCCACCCCAGGCTTTGCCCGCCGATATCCGCGCCGCCCTGGGTCCGGTGTCCAAGCGCAATGTCTATTACCGGGATGTGCCGGAGGAGTTGCGCCTGGAACTTTGGTCGCGGTTCCGGGGCGCGCTCCGGCCTTTGCGGGAGGCGGGCAGGTTGGGCGCGGTGTTGTTCCAGTTCCCGCCCTGGTTCGTGCATGGGCGCGAGGGTTTCGAGCATATCGCCCTCTGCGCCGACCTCCTGGCCGGGCACCGCTTGGCGGTGGAGTTCCGCCACCGTTCCTGGCTGAATCCCGAGCAAGTCGCCGGCACCTTGGATTTCCTCAGGACGCACGGCCTCGGCCATGTGGTGGTGGACGAGCCGCAGGGGTTTTCCAACAGCGTCCCGGCGGTATGGGAAGCGACCTCGCCCGAGGTGGCGGTGGTGCGCCTGCATGGCCGCAACGCCGCCACCTGGAATATCAAAGGGGCCGATTCCTCCGCCGAGCGCTTCAATTACCTTTATTCCATCGAGGAATTAGCGGACCTGGCCGAGCCGATCCGCGCCCTGTCCGACGCCACGGCCCAGGTCCATGTGGTGTTCAACAACAATATGAGCCATTACGCCCAGCGCAATGCGGCGGAATTGATGGGCTTATTGGGGCTTGCGGCTTGA